Proteins from a genomic interval of Betta splendens chromosome 10, fBetSpl5.4, whole genome shotgun sequence:
- the ogt.1 gene encoding UDP-N-acetylglucosamine--peptide N-acetylglucosaminyltransferase 110 kDa subunit isoform X1, whose protein sequence is MASSVGNVADSTEPTKRMLSFQGLAELAHREYQSGDFEAAERHCMQLWRQEPDNTGVLLLLSSIHFQCRRLDRSAHFSTLAIKQNPMLAEAYSNLGNVYKERGQLQEAIEHYRHALRLKPDFIDGYINLAAALVAAGDMEGAVQAYVSALQYNPDLYCVRSDLGNLLKALGRLEEAKACYLKAIETQPNFAVAWSNLGCVFNAQGEIWLAIHHFEKAVTLDPNFLDAYINLGNVLKEARIFDRAVAGYLRALSLSPNHAVVHGNLACVYYEQGLIDLAIDTYRRAIELQPHFPDAYCNLANALKEKGNVSEAEECYNTALRLCPTHADSLNNLANIKREQGNIEEAVQLYRKALEVFPEFAAAHSNLASVLQQQGKLQEALMHYKEAIRISPTFADAYSNMGNTLKEMQDVQGALQCYTRAIQINPAFADAHSNLASIHKDSGNIPEAIASYRTALKLKPDFPDAYCNLAHCLQIVCDWTDYDERMKKLVSIVADQLEKNRLPSVHPHHSMLYPLSHGFRKAIAERHGNLCLDKVHSLMKINALHKPAYEHPKDLKASSGRLRIGYVSSDFGNHPTSHLMQSIPGMHNPEKFEVFCYALSPDDSTNFRVKVVAEAHHFTDLSQIPCNGKAADRIHQDGIHILVNMNGYTKGARNELFALRPAPIQAMWLGYPGTSGAPFMDYIISDKETSPMEVAEQYSEKLAYMPNTFFIGDHANMFPHLKKKAVIDFKSNGHIFDNRIVLNGIDLKAFLDSLPDVKVIKMKCDNNQEPTGDTNGALSMPVIPMNTAAEAIINMINQGQIQVTINGFTVSNGLATTQINNKAATGEEMPRTIVVTTRSQYGLPEDSIVYCNFNQLYKIDPPTLQMWANILKRVPNSVLWLLRFPAVGEPNIQQYAQNMGLPGSRIIFSPVAPKEEHVRRGQLADVCLDTPLCNGHTTGMDVLWAGTPMVTMPGETLASRVAASQLNCLGCPELIAQSRQEYEDVAVKLGSDMEYLKMVRARVWKQRICSPLFNTKQYTMDLERLYLQMWEHHSNGSKPEHLVKFQTVETSENA, encoded by the exons AACCGACAAAACGTATGCTTTCCTTCCAAGGGTTGGCTGAGCTGGCGCACAGAGAGTATCAGTCAGGAGACTTTGAGGCGGCTGAGCGCCACTGCATGCAACTGTGGAGACAGGAGCCTGATAACACAGGCGTGTTGCTGCTCCTGTCCTCTATTCACTTCCAATGCCGAAGACTTGACAG GTCTGCTCACTTTAGTACTTTGGCAATCAAGCAAAATCCAATGCTAGCTGAGGCATACTCCAACCTGGGGAACGTGTACAAGGAACGTGGACAACTGCAGGAGGCCATAGAGCATTACCGCCATGCTCTGAGGTTGAAGCCAGATTTTATTGATGGATACATCAATTTGGCAGCAGCTCTTGTGGCCGCAGGGGACATGGAAGGAGCAGTGCAGGCCTATGTGTCGGCTCTACAATATAACCCT GATCTTtattgtgtccgtagtgactTGGGCAACTTGCTTAAAGCCCTCGGGCGGTTGGAAGAGGCTAAG GCTTGTTACCTGAAAGCCATTGAGACTCAACCCAACTTTGCAGTAGCTTGGAGCAACCTGGGTTGTGTGTTTAACGCCCAGGGAGAGATATGGCTGGCCATACATCATTTTGAAAAG GCAGTGACCCTGGACCCAAATTTCCTTGATGCATACATCAATTTAGGAAATGTTTTGAAGGAAGCCCGTATTTTTGACAG AGCTGTTGCTGGATATCTGAGAGCCCTGAGTCTTAGCCCCAACCATGCAGTGGTTCATGGAAATCTGGCCTGTGTCTACTATGAGCAGGGCCTCATTGACTTGGCTATTGATACCTACCGTCGGGCTATTGAGTTGCAGCCCCATTTCCCTGATGCCTACTGCAATTTGGCAAATGCGCTGAAGGAGAAAGGCAAT GTGTCTGAGGCAGAAGAATGCTATAACACAGCGTTGCGTCTATGCCCAACCCATGCAGACTCCCTTAATAACTTAGCCAATATCAAACGTGAGCAGGGCAACATTGAGGAGGCAGTTCAGCTCTATAGAAAAGCCTTAGAG GTGTTTCCGGAGTTTGCAGCAGCTCACTCAAATCTGGCCAGTGTCCTGCAACAGCAGGGAAAACTTCAGGAAGCTCTAATGCACTACAAGGAGGCCATTAG aaTCAGCCCCACGTTTGCTGATGCCTACTCAAACATGGGCAATACACTGAAGGAAATGCAAGATGTACAAGGAGCACTGCAGTGCTACACTCGTGCCATCCAGATTAACCCCGCCTTTGCTGATGCTCACAGTAATTTGGCCTCCATTCACAAG GATTCTGGCAACATTCCAGAGGCCATTGCATCTTATCGCACAGCCTTGAAACTTAAGCCGGACTTTCCTGATGCATACTGCAATTTGGCGCATTGCCTTCAG ATTGTGTGTGACTGGACAGATTATGATGAACGGATGAAGAAGCTTGTGAGCATCGTGGCTGACCAGCTAGAAAAGAACCGCTTGCCTTCTGTGCACCCACACCACAGCATGCTCTACCCACTCTCCCATGGCTTCCGCAAGGCCATTGCAGAGCGCCATGGAAACCTTTGTCTGGACAAGGTACACTCACTGATGAAA ATCAATGCACTACATAAACCTGCTTATGAGCATCCAAAGGATTTAAAGGCGAGCAGTGGGAGACTTCGTATTGGCTATGTCAGCTCTGATTTTGGCAACCATCCAACCTCCCACCTGATGCAGTCCATTCCTGGAATGCACAATCCTGAAAAGTTTGAG GTCTTCTGCTATGCACTAAGCCCTGATGATAGCACCAACTTCCGTGTGAAAGTTGTAGCAGAGGCTCATCATTTCACAGACCTCTCGCAG ATTCCTTGCAATGGCAAGGCAGCTGATCGTATTCACCAGGATGGAATCCACATTCTTGTCAACATGAATGGTTACACCAAAGGAGCACGAAATGAGCTATTTGCTCTCCGCCCTGCCCCCATTCAG GCTATGTGGCTGGGATACCCAGGAACTAGTGGTGCTCCTTTCATGGATTACATCATCAGCGATAAGGAAACGTCCCCCATGGAGGTAGCTGAGCAGTATTCTGAGAAACTTGCCTACATGCCTAATACCTTCTTCATTGGTGACCACGCCAACATGTTCCCGCACCTTAAG AAAAAGGCAGTTATTGATTTCAAGTCTAATGGACACATTTTTGACAACCGCATTGTGCTTAATGGTATTGACCTGAAGGCCTTCTTGGACAGCCTGCCAGATGTCAAAGTGATAAAA ATGAAGTGTGACAACAACCAGGAACCAACTGGAGACACAAATGGAGCTTTGTCTATGCCTGTAATTCCCAtgaacacagcagctgaagcaaTCATCAACATGATCAACCAAGGCCAAATTCAAGTCACAATCAATGGCTTTACTGTCAGCAATGGTCTTGCCACGACACAG ATCAATAACAAAGCTGCCACCGGGGAAGAGATGCCACGCACAATTGTTGTGACAACCCGCTCACAGTATGGTCTCCCAGAGGACTCCATAGTCTACTGTAACTTCAACCAGTTGTACAAAATTGACCCCCCTACTCTTCAGATGTGGGCAAAT ATTCTGAAGCGTGTCCCCAACAGTGTGTTGTGGCTTCTTCGTTTCCCTGCTGTGGGTGAGCCCAACATCCAGCAGTATGCTCAGAACATGGGTCTGCCTGGATCTCGCATTATCTTCTCACCTGTGGCTCCTAAAGAAGAGCATGTCAGAAGAGGGCAGCTGGCTGATGTATGCCTTGACACTCCTCTTTGCAATGGTCACACCACAGGCATGGATGTCCTCTGGGCTGGAACACCCATGGTCACAATGCCAG GTGAGACCCTTGCCTCTCGTGTGGCTGCCTCACAACTCAACTGCCTGGGCTGCCCTGAGCTAATAGCCCAAAGTCGCCAGGAATATGAAGACGTAGCAGTCAAATTGGGCTCTGATATGGAATA tCTAAAGATGGTCAGAGCACGTGTTTGGAAGCAGCGAATCTGCAGCCCTCTTTTCAACACCAAGCAGTACACAATGGACCTGGAGAGGCTCTATCTGCAGATGTGGGAGCACCATAGCAATGGCAGCAAGCCAGAACATCTGGTCAAATTCCAGACAGTAGAGACCAGCGAGAATGCCTGA
- the ogt.1 gene encoding UDP-N-acetylglucosamine--peptide N-acetylglucosaminyltransferase 110 kDa subunit isoform X3 encodes MASSVGNVADSTGLAELAHREYQSGDFEAAERHCMQLWRQEPDNTGVLLLLSSIHFQCRRLDRSAHFSTLAIKQNPMLAEAYSNLGNVYKERGQLQEAIEHYRHALRLKPDFIDGYINLAAALVAAGDMEGAVQAYVSALQYNPDLYCVRSDLGNLLKALGRLEEAKACYLKAIETQPNFAVAWSNLGCVFNAQGEIWLAIHHFEKAVTLDPNFLDAYINLGNVLKEARIFDRAVAGYLRALSLSPNHAVVHGNLACVYYEQGLIDLAIDTYRRAIELQPHFPDAYCNLANALKEKGNVSEAEECYNTALRLCPTHADSLNNLANIKREQGNIEEAVQLYRKALEVFPEFAAAHSNLASVLQQQGKLQEALMHYKEAIRISPTFADAYSNMGNTLKEMQDVQGALQCYTRAIQINPAFADAHSNLASIHKDSGNIPEAIASYRTALKLKPDFPDAYCNLAHCLQIVCDWTDYDERMKKLVSIVADQLEKNRLPSVHPHHSMLYPLSHGFRKAIAERHGNLCLDKVHSLMKINALHKPAYEHPKDLKASSGRLRIGYVSSDFGNHPTSHLMQSIPGMHNPEKFEVFCYALSPDDSTNFRVKVVAEAHHFTDLSQIPCNGKAADRIHQDGIHILVNMNGYTKGARNELFALRPAPIQAMWLGYPGTSGAPFMDYIISDKETSPMEVAEQYSEKLAYMPNTFFIGDHANMFPHLKKKAVIDFKSNGHIFDNRIVLNGIDLKAFLDSLPDVKVIKMKCDNNQEPTGDTNGALSMPVIPMNTAAEAIINMINQGQIQVTINGFTVSNGLATTQINNKAATGEEMPRTIVVTTRSQYGLPEDSIVYCNFNQLYKIDPPTLQMWANILKRVPNSVLWLLRFPAVGEPNIQQYAQNMGLPGSRIIFSPVAPKEEHVRRGQLADVCLDTPLCNGHTTGMDVLWAGTPMVTMPGETLASRVAASQLNCLGCPELIAQSRQEYEDVAVKLGSDMEYLKMVRARVWKQRICSPLFNTKQYTMDLERLYLQMWEHHSNGSKPEHLVKFQTVETSENA; translated from the exons GGTTGGCTGAGCTGGCGCACAGAGAGTATCAGTCAGGAGACTTTGAGGCGGCTGAGCGCCACTGCATGCAACTGTGGAGACAGGAGCCTGATAACACAGGCGTGTTGCTGCTCCTGTCCTCTATTCACTTCCAATGCCGAAGACTTGACAG GTCTGCTCACTTTAGTACTTTGGCAATCAAGCAAAATCCAATGCTAGCTGAGGCATACTCCAACCTGGGGAACGTGTACAAGGAACGTGGACAACTGCAGGAGGCCATAGAGCATTACCGCCATGCTCTGAGGTTGAAGCCAGATTTTATTGATGGATACATCAATTTGGCAGCAGCTCTTGTGGCCGCAGGGGACATGGAAGGAGCAGTGCAGGCCTATGTGTCGGCTCTACAATATAACCCT GATCTTtattgtgtccgtagtgactTGGGCAACTTGCTTAAAGCCCTCGGGCGGTTGGAAGAGGCTAAG GCTTGTTACCTGAAAGCCATTGAGACTCAACCCAACTTTGCAGTAGCTTGGAGCAACCTGGGTTGTGTGTTTAACGCCCAGGGAGAGATATGGCTGGCCATACATCATTTTGAAAAG GCAGTGACCCTGGACCCAAATTTCCTTGATGCATACATCAATTTAGGAAATGTTTTGAAGGAAGCCCGTATTTTTGACAG AGCTGTTGCTGGATATCTGAGAGCCCTGAGTCTTAGCCCCAACCATGCAGTGGTTCATGGAAATCTGGCCTGTGTCTACTATGAGCAGGGCCTCATTGACTTGGCTATTGATACCTACCGTCGGGCTATTGAGTTGCAGCCCCATTTCCCTGATGCCTACTGCAATTTGGCAAATGCGCTGAAGGAGAAAGGCAAT GTGTCTGAGGCAGAAGAATGCTATAACACAGCGTTGCGTCTATGCCCAACCCATGCAGACTCCCTTAATAACTTAGCCAATATCAAACGTGAGCAGGGCAACATTGAGGAGGCAGTTCAGCTCTATAGAAAAGCCTTAGAG GTGTTTCCGGAGTTTGCAGCAGCTCACTCAAATCTGGCCAGTGTCCTGCAACAGCAGGGAAAACTTCAGGAAGCTCTAATGCACTACAAGGAGGCCATTAG aaTCAGCCCCACGTTTGCTGATGCCTACTCAAACATGGGCAATACACTGAAGGAAATGCAAGATGTACAAGGAGCACTGCAGTGCTACACTCGTGCCATCCAGATTAACCCCGCCTTTGCTGATGCTCACAGTAATTTGGCCTCCATTCACAAG GATTCTGGCAACATTCCAGAGGCCATTGCATCTTATCGCACAGCCTTGAAACTTAAGCCGGACTTTCCTGATGCATACTGCAATTTGGCGCATTGCCTTCAG ATTGTGTGTGACTGGACAGATTATGATGAACGGATGAAGAAGCTTGTGAGCATCGTGGCTGACCAGCTAGAAAAGAACCGCTTGCCTTCTGTGCACCCACACCACAGCATGCTCTACCCACTCTCCCATGGCTTCCGCAAGGCCATTGCAGAGCGCCATGGAAACCTTTGTCTGGACAAGGTACACTCACTGATGAAA ATCAATGCACTACATAAACCTGCTTATGAGCATCCAAAGGATTTAAAGGCGAGCAGTGGGAGACTTCGTATTGGCTATGTCAGCTCTGATTTTGGCAACCATCCAACCTCCCACCTGATGCAGTCCATTCCTGGAATGCACAATCCTGAAAAGTTTGAG GTCTTCTGCTATGCACTAAGCCCTGATGATAGCACCAACTTCCGTGTGAAAGTTGTAGCAGAGGCTCATCATTTCACAGACCTCTCGCAG ATTCCTTGCAATGGCAAGGCAGCTGATCGTATTCACCAGGATGGAATCCACATTCTTGTCAACATGAATGGTTACACCAAAGGAGCACGAAATGAGCTATTTGCTCTCCGCCCTGCCCCCATTCAG GCTATGTGGCTGGGATACCCAGGAACTAGTGGTGCTCCTTTCATGGATTACATCATCAGCGATAAGGAAACGTCCCCCATGGAGGTAGCTGAGCAGTATTCTGAGAAACTTGCCTACATGCCTAATACCTTCTTCATTGGTGACCACGCCAACATGTTCCCGCACCTTAAG AAAAAGGCAGTTATTGATTTCAAGTCTAATGGACACATTTTTGACAACCGCATTGTGCTTAATGGTATTGACCTGAAGGCCTTCTTGGACAGCCTGCCAGATGTCAAAGTGATAAAA ATGAAGTGTGACAACAACCAGGAACCAACTGGAGACACAAATGGAGCTTTGTCTATGCCTGTAATTCCCAtgaacacagcagctgaagcaaTCATCAACATGATCAACCAAGGCCAAATTCAAGTCACAATCAATGGCTTTACTGTCAGCAATGGTCTTGCCACGACACAG ATCAATAACAAAGCTGCCACCGGGGAAGAGATGCCACGCACAATTGTTGTGACAACCCGCTCACAGTATGGTCTCCCAGAGGACTCCATAGTCTACTGTAACTTCAACCAGTTGTACAAAATTGACCCCCCTACTCTTCAGATGTGGGCAAAT ATTCTGAAGCGTGTCCCCAACAGTGTGTTGTGGCTTCTTCGTTTCCCTGCTGTGGGTGAGCCCAACATCCAGCAGTATGCTCAGAACATGGGTCTGCCTGGATCTCGCATTATCTTCTCACCTGTGGCTCCTAAAGAAGAGCATGTCAGAAGAGGGCAGCTGGCTGATGTATGCCTTGACACTCCTCTTTGCAATGGTCACACCACAGGCATGGATGTCCTCTGGGCTGGAACACCCATGGTCACAATGCCAG GTGAGACCCTTGCCTCTCGTGTGGCTGCCTCACAACTCAACTGCCTGGGCTGCCCTGAGCTAATAGCCCAAAGTCGCCAGGAATATGAAGACGTAGCAGTCAAATTGGGCTCTGATATGGAATA tCTAAAGATGGTCAGAGCACGTGTTTGGAAGCAGCGAATCTGCAGCCCTCTTTTCAACACCAAGCAGTACACAATGGACCTGGAGAGGCTCTATCTGCAGATGTGGGAGCACCATAGCAATGGCAGCAAGCCAGAACATCTGGTCAAATTCCAGACAGTAGAGACCAGCGAGAATGCCTGA
- the ogt.1 gene encoding UDP-N-acetylglucosamine--peptide N-acetylglucosaminyltransferase 110 kDa subunit isoform X5, translating to MACYLKAIETQPNFAVAWSNLGCVFNAQGEIWLAIHHFEKAVTLDPNFLDAYINLGNVLKEARIFDRAVAGYLRALSLSPNHAVVHGNLACVYYEQGLIDLAIDTYRRAIELQPHFPDAYCNLANALKEKGNVSEAEECYNTALRLCPTHADSLNNLANIKREQGNIEEAVQLYRKALEVFPEFAAAHSNLASVLQQQGKLQEALMHYKEAIRISPTFADAYSNMGNTLKEMQDVQGALQCYTRAIQINPAFADAHSNLASIHKDSGNIPEAIASYRTALKLKPDFPDAYCNLAHCLQIVCDWTDYDERMKKLVSIVADQLEKNRLPSVHPHHSMLYPLSHGFRKAIAERHGNLCLDKVHSLMKINALHKPAYEHPKDLKASSGRLRIGYVSSDFGNHPTSHLMQSIPGMHNPEKFEVFCYALSPDDSTNFRVKVVAEAHHFTDLSQIPCNGKAADRIHQDGIHILVNMNGYTKGARNELFALRPAPIQAMWLGYPGTSGAPFMDYIISDKETSPMEVAEQYSEKLAYMPNTFFIGDHANMFPHLKKKAVIDFKSNGHIFDNRIVLNGIDLKAFLDSLPDVKVIKMKCDNNQEPTGDTNGALSMPVIPMNTAAEAIINMINQGQIQVTINGFTVSNGLATTQINNKAATGEEMPRTIVVTTRSQYGLPEDSIVYCNFNQLYKIDPPTLQMWANILKRVPNSVLWLLRFPAVGEPNIQQYAQNMGLPGSRIIFSPVAPKEEHVRRGQLADVCLDTPLCNGHTTGMDVLWAGTPMVTMPGETLASRVAASQLNCLGCPELIAQSRQEYEDVAVKLGSDMEYLKMVRARVWKQRICSPLFNTKQYTMDLERLYLQMWEHHSNGSKPEHLVKFQTVETSENA from the exons ATG GCTTGTTACCTGAAAGCCATTGAGACTCAACCCAACTTTGCAGTAGCTTGGAGCAACCTGGGTTGTGTGTTTAACGCCCAGGGAGAGATATGGCTGGCCATACATCATTTTGAAAAG GCAGTGACCCTGGACCCAAATTTCCTTGATGCATACATCAATTTAGGAAATGTTTTGAAGGAAGCCCGTATTTTTGACAG AGCTGTTGCTGGATATCTGAGAGCCCTGAGTCTTAGCCCCAACCATGCAGTGGTTCATGGAAATCTGGCCTGTGTCTACTATGAGCAGGGCCTCATTGACTTGGCTATTGATACCTACCGTCGGGCTATTGAGTTGCAGCCCCATTTCCCTGATGCCTACTGCAATTTGGCAAATGCGCTGAAGGAGAAAGGCAAT GTGTCTGAGGCAGAAGAATGCTATAACACAGCGTTGCGTCTATGCCCAACCCATGCAGACTCCCTTAATAACTTAGCCAATATCAAACGTGAGCAGGGCAACATTGAGGAGGCAGTTCAGCTCTATAGAAAAGCCTTAGAG GTGTTTCCGGAGTTTGCAGCAGCTCACTCAAATCTGGCCAGTGTCCTGCAACAGCAGGGAAAACTTCAGGAAGCTCTAATGCACTACAAGGAGGCCATTAG aaTCAGCCCCACGTTTGCTGATGCCTACTCAAACATGGGCAATACACTGAAGGAAATGCAAGATGTACAAGGAGCACTGCAGTGCTACACTCGTGCCATCCAGATTAACCCCGCCTTTGCTGATGCTCACAGTAATTTGGCCTCCATTCACAAG GATTCTGGCAACATTCCAGAGGCCATTGCATCTTATCGCACAGCCTTGAAACTTAAGCCGGACTTTCCTGATGCATACTGCAATTTGGCGCATTGCCTTCAG ATTGTGTGTGACTGGACAGATTATGATGAACGGATGAAGAAGCTTGTGAGCATCGTGGCTGACCAGCTAGAAAAGAACCGCTTGCCTTCTGTGCACCCACACCACAGCATGCTCTACCCACTCTCCCATGGCTTCCGCAAGGCCATTGCAGAGCGCCATGGAAACCTTTGTCTGGACAAGGTACACTCACTGATGAAA ATCAATGCACTACATAAACCTGCTTATGAGCATCCAAAGGATTTAAAGGCGAGCAGTGGGAGACTTCGTATTGGCTATGTCAGCTCTGATTTTGGCAACCATCCAACCTCCCACCTGATGCAGTCCATTCCTGGAATGCACAATCCTGAAAAGTTTGAG GTCTTCTGCTATGCACTAAGCCCTGATGATAGCACCAACTTCCGTGTGAAAGTTGTAGCAGAGGCTCATCATTTCACAGACCTCTCGCAG ATTCCTTGCAATGGCAAGGCAGCTGATCGTATTCACCAGGATGGAATCCACATTCTTGTCAACATGAATGGTTACACCAAAGGAGCACGAAATGAGCTATTTGCTCTCCGCCCTGCCCCCATTCAG GCTATGTGGCTGGGATACCCAGGAACTAGTGGTGCTCCTTTCATGGATTACATCATCAGCGATAAGGAAACGTCCCCCATGGAGGTAGCTGAGCAGTATTCTGAGAAACTTGCCTACATGCCTAATACCTTCTTCATTGGTGACCACGCCAACATGTTCCCGCACCTTAAG AAAAAGGCAGTTATTGATTTCAAGTCTAATGGACACATTTTTGACAACCGCATTGTGCTTAATGGTATTGACCTGAAGGCCTTCTTGGACAGCCTGCCAGATGTCAAAGTGATAAAA ATGAAGTGTGACAACAACCAGGAACCAACTGGAGACACAAATGGAGCTTTGTCTATGCCTGTAATTCCCAtgaacacagcagctgaagcaaTCATCAACATGATCAACCAAGGCCAAATTCAAGTCACAATCAATGGCTTTACTGTCAGCAATGGTCTTGCCACGACACAG ATCAATAACAAAGCTGCCACCGGGGAAGAGATGCCACGCACAATTGTTGTGACAACCCGCTCACAGTATGGTCTCCCAGAGGACTCCATAGTCTACTGTAACTTCAACCAGTTGTACAAAATTGACCCCCCTACTCTTCAGATGTGGGCAAAT ATTCTGAAGCGTGTCCCCAACAGTGTGTTGTGGCTTCTTCGTTTCCCTGCTGTGGGTGAGCCCAACATCCAGCAGTATGCTCAGAACATGGGTCTGCCTGGATCTCGCATTATCTTCTCACCTGTGGCTCCTAAAGAAGAGCATGTCAGAAGAGGGCAGCTGGCTGATGTATGCCTTGACACTCCTCTTTGCAATGGTCACACCACAGGCATGGATGTCCTCTGGGCTGGAACACCCATGGTCACAATGCCAG GTGAGACCCTTGCCTCTCGTGTGGCTGCCTCACAACTCAACTGCCTGGGCTGCCCTGAGCTAATAGCCCAAAGTCGCCAGGAATATGAAGACGTAGCAGTCAAATTGGGCTCTGATATGGAATA tCTAAAGATGGTCAGAGCACGTGTTTGGAAGCAGCGAATCTGCAGCCCTCTTTTCAACACCAAGCAGTACACAATGGACCTGGAGAGGCTCTATCTGCAGATGTGGGAGCACCATAGCAATGGCAGCAAGCCAGAACATCTGGTCAAATTCCAGACAGTAGAGACCAGCGAGAATGCCTGA